Genomic segment of Malus domestica chromosome 15, GDT2T_hap1:
catgtccTTGCCTTCGTTGTTGGATCGGCAGGACCAGGACTCTATAGAAATTTACGCGGCCGAGGcagtaccagatgattggagaaagcccattatgcagtaccttgacaatcctaacggaaaacacagtcgcaggacacgggctcacgccacgaactatgtcacgtaccagagcgagttgtaccgaaagggcgaagatggtttgttattgctatgcctcggccctcaagagagtgctcgagcgatcgcagaggttcatgaaggggtatgcggagctcaccagtctggacgaaaaatgcgatggctactccgacgacacggttatttttggccgagaatactgaaagattgtatcgagtttgcacgaggatgcgtgcagtgccaaatccatgggcctatacaaagggtcccggccgaatcgctacattcggtcattaagccgtggccgtttagaggatgggccatggacgtaatcggcaaaatcacgccgacttctggagctgctaggcatgcatggataatagtcgcaactgattactttactaagtgggtcgaagcaaaatcatatgccgaattaacgtctaaagaagtttgcgatttcgtggaggaacacattgtgacccggttcggtgtgccagaaacgatcataaccgacaatggaacaatcttcacagctgaaaggtttaaggaatacacggccaatttgaaaattcggctggaacagtccacaccgtattatccacaggcgaatgggcaggccgaggcaagtaataaagtgttgattggcatcctcgaaaaaataataaaagagaggcctggcatgtggcatttgaagttgaacgaggcattatgggcataccgaacgtcgtcccgatcggcgactgcaaCAACCCCGTACGCATTGACTTACGGACACGATGCGgtgctaccagtcgagttgagcataaattcgttgcgattaattgaacaaagtagtttgtttagcgccgaatataatcagtccatgagacaggaactagaagatttggaagaagcgcgacttgacgcttataacttactggtAGCACAgaaacagattgccgagcgagcctataaccaaaaggtacgacagaaaacgttcggcgagggtgaattggtgtggcaaacggtgttgcccgtaggaataaaagatcctaggttcggcaagtggtcgccgaattgggaagggccgttcattgtgcataaGGTATACGGtaaaggggcgtatcatctcAAAGACCGGACtggagtagttcacaaattaccaattaatgggaaattcttgaagaaatactatccggtcacatgggaaatgcgtgaATAAAAAGTTTGTTGTAGGAaaagtcattccattaaaattgaCAGGTATTACAAAAATGAGTAGGTCTAATATATTCAAGGAGACgagggaagaagagtgctgagcagagctttcaattccaaccaccgcacgtcggccatgatgACTTCGGCTTGCCGATTCTTTTTGTCTAGCCTCAGGCGCTCGACCCGCTTTTTGGCCGCCGCATACTCAGTTAGGCGATCCTTCCCGCCTGACTCGAAGTCCCTCGCAAGTTCAGAAGCAATGACCGACCGGCGTTTTGttagttcggccatctgacggtcgagctcggctaacgcttctccttttgcccgtagatcgtcaatcttcggacggagggtgtcttgaacggccgtggcggcttgcaggtcctgttcggccttcagagcagtctggaagatgccaaatgtctcccgaacgcgcTCCAAAGCAGACGATGCCCGAACAATGGCATCTCCGCTTAGGCGACCGTCGGCcccaaggtcgttcagacacacgccgagcagatcaagaccgttgcgctcaagTACTTGCGATGAAGAGAGCGACAGGACTTCTCGCAACTGGGTTAGGGCGCTTGGATCGGCAGCCTCAGTTGGAGCGACCGAAGGGCCGGACTCTGCAGTCGTACTGGAGAGGAGAGCTTTGAATTCaacctcccatgaagcctgcacgAATAAACAAGGTTAAGCTTAAAGgaagtcatgacaagaatagcaagaaggtgTCGTTTTTTAACCTGCtgagaggagacctcggccatgtccccagggtcgttgctcgaacctaaagaactcaatggccgagcccagtgtctcagattGCTTCTCACTTCACGAGGCCGATGGaagttatctacgtttgatggccactgaggcggccaggaaatatagataacgcccttcggcgcatagaattgacggtgaaaagaatgtacaggcacctgacatttagtttttccttgtttagaattctaaagcagaaaagcaatcaGGAGGAAAATTGAAGGTACTTACAAAAGCCGAGGTAACCTCTTGTGGAGGGATGTGGAAGCCTTGGTCTTGAGGATGGATCGGCGATTCCGCCGTggcctcgggttcctcgagcaggcgtttgccacggtcggctgccGATGGGCCGATTGGCGCAGCTGCTTCAGTGGAGGCAGGGACGCCCTGGTCTTGAGAAGGAACGAGAGGTTCGGCCGCCGGGGTCGGTTCCTCGACCGTGTGTTTGCCACGATTGGCCGAGGAGGGGCCGGGTTGAACCGCCATCTCGGATACTGGAAGAGTTCGTTGACGAGTAGGAGGACGACGcgccagcgggacctcgtcgctcccctcactctcttccagCACGAAGACCGTGGGctttggattcttgggagagTTTTCCTCGGTCGTAGGAACCGCCTGGTGTGAGACAGGTGCCTTCTCGACAGAGGGAGGTACGACTGATTCGCCGGCCACAGAAGCAGGCCGCGCTGGGATCGTCTCTATGGCCGAAGCCGGTTGTTTCTTGACCCCAGAATGGCCGGCGGCGGGAGAAGGGgaagcactgggagtcgtcgtgtGGCTGGAAataacgtggatctcccgtgcacCTTTCTTCGCCAGTTGCTTGACCCGCTTGGCAGGCGGGGAAGGCTTGATAGCCGGCCCGACCtcttggcgaggccgtttgGTCAGCCCGGCCCTACCAGCAGGTTTGTCTTTTTTggccacgaccgattttttcccgGCCATAGCAGCGGCAACTACCTCTGTCTTTCTCAAAGGCCGACTACCTAAAAGGATAAAGACAATTCAGTAAGGCGTACAACAGGCAAGGTTGAAGAAAAAGGGGGAATTGAACAACTACCTTGAGAATGGGGGGCCGGGGCTTTCTTAGGTCGGTTACCGAAGAGCCTGTTTAGTACATCCTCGACCGGCGTACCGAAGAACTCTTGAGTGTAATTTTCCCACCACTCACCGAAGGTGTCAGTGCAATGGGTTTCTGGGGTGGCCGGTCGTAGGCGAAATCTTTGGCAGTACTCTTGAAACTCCTTCGCGGCAGTCCTGCACTCGTTCTCTGAAGAGCGAGGCTCGCGTCCGCGGCTCAATACTGTGCGGGAAGAGAGAAGGGGGACGGGACAGCCCTGAAGATAGCCGAGCTGACGggcaaggaagttcggatgGTACACTTCCCACCCCGACCGTTTCCCGTCGCAGCCGAGAGGAAGGTCGCGAGCAAGCACGAACGACCCCCAGGTTCGGCGAAGAGCGGCGTCCTCCTCTGCCGCCCACGTAGAGGTAGGCAGTTTGATGGAGGGGGGGTAATCACGACGACGACAAATCAGGAATTCGTCGCTTGTGAGATCGTCAAGGGCAAAGAGGTACCTAAACACCTCTTCGGCCTGATGAGGAGGCGTTGGTCGGGAGGCTAGCTGAGGACCAAGAGCCTCTGTTGCTGAGAAATCAGCTATagccggccgaagggaggcgaagtacacctgcaaccagagctggaagacccagagaggGCCATTCTGGTGGGGGTCCACCGTGTGGAGAGTCGCCTCGGCCAGGCAACGGAAGAGGTGGGCAAGAATATTAGAACTCAGCGCCAGGACGCGACCACTGGCCAGGGCTTCGGCCACTGGCATATTCTCGACCAAACATTTGTttgatttggtacaacaaatgtatttattgtaccagtagaagaggaaggcttcatgctctccTTCTCGCAGGTCCTCTTCCCCTCGACCGGCGAAGTGAAGgtagagggtgttgtagttgagaaagttcttgtggagcttctgtATTTCATCCCTCGACGGGATGTGACCGTCACTATTCAGGGTCTCGAAGGCTCGACGGTCGAAGAGCGTCTTCAGATCGATATTCGACGGGTGCCCGGAGAGGGTCGCGTCGATAGGGATCCCGGTGGCCGAGGTCCCCAAAATGGCGGTGATGTCCAGGATggtgggaccaatgggaccAAGGGGAAGGACCATTGTGTTGGTGGCTGAGCACCAGAAGCATAGAGCGGCTAGGAGCAGCTCCTTGTCAGGGACAATGTCCATCGACGaaaggaggatggcgtcgtagatgcccAGGATTTTCCATTTTTCGCCGAAGAGCCGTTCCATTCGGACAACCCAGGTCGCCCAGGTggtggtcgtcgagggccaggagccttggggCTTTGCCGCCTCCCATCTCGACCATTCGAACCCTTGGAGCAAGGGTGTAAGGCAGTGTTCCTGGAGAAGACCAGTGATGGTCGGCAGGATTGTtgccttgaagagaggacccaggatTTGGTGGACGGTGCTCATGTCGTTCTCGAACCGTATAttcttgatcgagctccgatcaaggATCTTCTGATGCTGGTCGCATTCCcgggaaagcttggagatgaaggtgGTCATTGTAAAAGCACAGCGTAAGGAGGTTTTTTGGGTTGGGGATTTGAGGACGAAAGCTTGGAATGGAGGAATGCACTTGAGAGCAAGAGTAGGGAATTTCAGGAAGTTTGAGAACATAAAGTACAAATGaggaaatttcggtatttatagagtaatgggaggaagagcaatcgttcgaaattcaaagcAAAGGGCAACATCGACCGGAGGAATCGTTGATCATGATGAGCATTTGGGGAAtgcggttgagaagaccgacggttttaggttttgggggcgcacgatcgCGTGTGACGGCGAAGTTAATGACGAAAGACGGTTCGACGCCTGCACGATGACAGGAGGGCTCACGGACTGATGAAatggctcgcggattgagatagTGGTCATAATGACGAGACGGTTCGGGCAGGCGCACGCTTCAGACGTCATTATCGGGGATTGGCCATGTTAGGGGATGCCACGTGGCGAGTGgtttagcaggatcaagatcgtgcgatcatgttcaataaatgcgccttggaactcgggtattgggatcctgagtggtagattcgcttcttcaaggccgaaactcggccgaaggtttcaggccgaggacctcaaaagcgagggggcaatgtttgggcccaaaatagcagtttgggccgagggaggtATCACTTTCGGCCCGGGAAGACTACGGCGAGAAAGTCATGGGGGcttcagctcatgggcttctaggcctaggtcggttaaatcagaatgcaagtcgagtcctaatacaatagggaccctcgacgagatcagtaaaactagaaggcgaatccggctcagttaaggactagattcgtagtcctagcagaggtaggactgattgaggtaacgttaatccggagaaggaaacctagttcgaataggattagaactcgggctcggtgttctgcttctataaatacaagacattcagcaatggaaaagcaccacaaaaatcaatacaaaattgccctgcgcaaactctcacaacttgagatctttttcttttcctttttcgctgacacatcttccgttggcatcaacagcactgtggaagcaaccggtgatatcttaagtcggcatagatagctctgtcaccgtagagtcggtcggtctcgcagtatcttccgttggcatcaacagcactgcggcgagaacggtcgattgcctatccaagtctcggtcgagaagggttttcgaatccttgttggtcgaggtcatctcattagccttctcggcgaggtgaggtgttacagttattacattcggcacattgtaagccgaattcggttcgtgaactttgtaagaaatagcagccttgtcttcaggctcgagaacccaagaggccgagacgcgttcctttctcggccgcaatcgcaagacgcagaagtcagtagcgcgacccaacgcagcatcatcaaatttactcctcggccgagcctcggccgacgagttggcacgccccgcaatcaccgaaggacgtagttagcttagaatatattcggcctgcgcgccacgtaggcttggtagattttagggtcaacaataatttaattatttttttttttaaagtaggtAGTTCTTATTTGATACGTGTGTTAACATTTGTTATTTTGTATTTCGATGAAATTATTGGCATTTTTAAAATATCAAAAGCTCGTCGCTCGAAGGGTAGGGTGGTACGACTCTTGTTTACATGAAGATAAATCACCTGATTAGCAGGGAACATCATTTAGCTTGAAGTTTAATCACAAATTTAAATTTAGTTATTCAGGTTGTATTTGGATCTCTTGATTCTCAGAGTCAAGGCAAAGATAGGATAGAACATCATTACACGCCAACAGTACCTAACACCTTTTATTTATTGTCGAGCTTTGTAAAGTGAACTTGTAATTATGCATGACATTAAAGTGATTGGTTATATAGAAAAAAAGCTAAATAAGTGCGAGATTCTGTATCATCTCTTCTAAGATCACATTATGCATATCCTAAGCACTTATGTTAAGAAAATTTCCGGATTGTGGCAACCCTAAAGAATATTGTCTCGTTTAAGAAGTCAAGAGTAAAGGTGCAAATTAAGTAGCCGAGTTGGCCTTGTGTTTCCAGGTCTAAAGTTGATCCCGCTGACTTGGTATTGGTGGCTCAGTGGCCAAGTGGTTTATGCGAGTCTCTGGTCGTACGGATGGCTCAATGTGAGCTGACCTAATTCTTCCTTTGTGTCCCCACGCCCGGTACTAATCTAATTAAACTCGGATTAGCTATGCAAAGCTTTTCCTTAAACCGATGATAATAACAAAATGGAAAATCTTGCGCAAATAGGCCGTCTTAGCTCAGCTGGTAGAGCGCGTGGCTTTTAACCACGTGGTCGTGGgttcgattcccacagacggcggtttttttttatccattttAAGCATTTGGAGGGCAAATTCCATCGAAtattattatgttttttatcAAAACATATTTGTACATAATATAACTTAGGGACGGATTCATGACACAAGATTTGACACAAAGGCTCTTAAATTAGTAtttttcaatggttgagatCTAATGTGACATGAAAAttcattaatttaaaaaaaatcaataaatatgTATGAACAATTTTAATTTCCTAGTCTGAATTGTAAATTGTGCTTTGATTATGTCTCCTGTTCCCCTAAATTTCCATTCCAACGAGCAAAGCAGGTCATATTTTCAATGATCAAGGAAACAGAAAATGAAACATGAttaaagaggagagagagagagagagagagagagagagaagaagaaattaTAATTGGAAAGTTGAAAGTTTTATTTCCAAATTTGTGTTAttgtttgaaaaattaaaaatccatCTGCCCCCTTTGACAATTATATCTGCCCCCTTTGACAATTACGGCAAGCAACTTTGTCCATAATCTGCCTGTTCACTGCAGATTTAGTAGTCCTCTTTTTTGGCATTCGTGAATCGTGATGGATGGCGATATTTTTGTCATCGTGGACCCCTCCCTTAGCTTTTGGATATTTTTTGGCATTCCAATACCCTATGGTCGGTCGTATTGACAAAAATACTCACAACTAATCATGACCAACCATGGAGTCACAGATGAATAGAGAAAAGCAAAGGACACAGAAAATATACCATgtttaaagaagagggagatTTTTGGATATATATAATCTCATTCGTGTCGTGCAAAAATATACAATTGTTTATACTGCATATTTAATACATACAAGCAACCGCTCCAAGGGTCACAGCTAACCAAAGATCCACACAAACTCCTcttggatgtgtttttaaaattaattatttctaattaaaaagtACAAACTAAATGACAACTTGACAACAAACAAGCAATCAAAGATTACAAAGCCAGCTACTACACATGTTAAAAAACAGACACCCCGAAAACCAGATGCTTGGAATCTCTTGCTCCCAACACGTGGCTTTATGTCACAAACACATGGCGCACCGACAAACTTGTTGACGCATGAAATATCACTGTGTCAGCATCTCAAGTTTAATTATCACACACTGGTTCGAGACATTCTTAAACCCCCGAACCGTCGAGCTTACTTATTTCTCTACATACACCAAAGGTTCCAAGGGTGTTTATGACATTGTATTCTCTCCTTTCCACGTTTAGCGGGGGCCGGCAAGTTTTGAGACATCCTTGCTAGATCTGTTGTATTTCATGTGGCTATTGACCAGCTGTCCAGCTGCAATTGCTGACATCAGCGAGAGCTCTCCGGCGAGCACTGAACCGGCTACAATGGTGGCCAATTTCCTAGAGTTTGAACCGGGCGAGTCTCTGCTTGCACCCTTTACACCCAGCAGGTTCAAGCAGGCTGCTTGGGATGCAAGCTGGGTTCCTCCTCCAACTGTTCCCACCTGAAAAAGTTTaagtaaaataaattaaattgggATGAGTTAGGTGTCAACTCAGTCGAAGATCTCAAAGAGACTCAgaaatatattttcttaaagccataaaaaaaaaaacaaaaatgtctGCAAATTCTGCATTGGTGTTACGTTCTTCTATATATGTTGGAACTCACACCAATGGCTTCTGTTCCACATTAACCCTTCAAACCCGGGAGTTTTTAAACCCTAGGAGGTTGATATAAGACAAATTGTCTGGAAATAGCAGAATATGACACTTGGCGTCTTATATCTAATAATTTTTTCTACAGAAGCGACACTGTTTAATAATTGTGCAGAAACATCTAGTATTACCTTGGAATTTGCGGTTGAAGAAAATCACAATGGACACCAAGTTGTGATGTGAGGGAGCCATTTTACACACAAATCACAGTTTAACGCTTAGCGCTGAAAAGTTTTATGATGTTTTTACAAGTCAATATATTTGTCGGTTTGTCGGTTTGTGATTTGTAGTTAAACAAAGAATTACTCCATAAATAGTATGGAGCCAAGCAGTATTTGTGGATCTAACATTGCCTTTTAAACACATTTTAAAATTGAGCATAAATTGTGGATTGATACCGTAAATCAAGCACTAATTATAGTTGTATTGTACCTCAATGGAAGGCATGGTGACTGAGACATGAAGGTCCTTGCCGTCGTTTATGGCTTCCATCATGGTGATGCAGTGAGAGCTCTCTACATTCTGAGCCGGATCCTGACCTGTGGCGATGTAGATCGCAGCAACAATGTTGCTGGCGTGGGCATTGAACCCGCCGAGAGCACCAGCCATGGCAGAACCAGTTAGGTTTTTGAGCATGTTGAGCTCCACCAAGGCAGCCACATTGGTCTTCAGTACCTTCCTCACCACCTCTTCCTTGATCACTGCTTCACACACTACTGACTTGCCTCTCCCTTCTATCCAATTCACCGCGGCCGGTTTCTTGTCGGAGCAAAAGTTTCCTGCACATTCCGGAGTAAAGAAAAACTAAATCAACCCAATCAATTACAGTAAATATTCTGTTTTTCTTATGCTATCACTTGTCAGACATCTAATCACACATTCAGATCTGACAACTTAAAGTTGAGAGGGCAAAATACATATTCCAACGTGACTAACAATGAATTTTGCATCCTTGGTTTTTTTAATCGAACATTATCCTGTGAGCATAACACTCGTCACGTAAAACGTAGTCATCACCGTTGTACATCTGCTACGAGTATAACAGTCATCACGAAATACCCCTCAGTTGCATGCAATTTCCGACGACATGCGAGAACCTCCCGAAATTAACACTCACATGCAAATTATGGAcaaaaagaagaggaagcaaGAGATTAATTAAGTTACCAGAGATGCCAATAACATCCATGTCAGGGAAGTCGATTTGGAGGAAATCTAGAACGTTTTGGACGCCTTTGGAGACCATGTTCATCCCCATTGCATCTCCAGTGCTGCAAGTAAACCTCATGTACAAATTCTTCCCTGCCATCGAGCATTGAATCCTCTGAAGCTTTGCAAATCTACTAGATCTGAACAGTGCATATGCAGTCAAGTCAACAAACGAAATTCCAAATTATTAATTCTTACCGTGTCATAAACTTATAGATAAATAATAATTAACTCttcaatttaaaaacaaaatggtaTTTGTGTGATCACTTAAAACAGGGATTTATACTACCCTCCTCTTGTTTATGTCAtttaattcttcttcacttTATTCATCCTAAAGATTGGAAAAATGCGGGAGCGTGAAAATTATTTTCCTTAATTTAAAGGATTcacgaagaaaaagaaggaaaggaaCACAATCCCATCAACGTCATCGAGATATAGCAGATCAAAGATAAAGTTAACCAACTTTAGTCAATTAGTAACAAAATCATTTTTTAATCATTTCTCCTCTTCCTCGCCAGAAAGTAATACAAActcacactattttttttttttatacaaactcACACTATATGCAAATGAAACTCCCGAAATAAAAGGTGTTCACTTTAGCCccgcaaataaacaaaaaaaaaacaaaacaaaacaaaataaaaaaacatgtaaGTTAGGTGAGTTGGTGAGGGCATGCTGAACCCGTTCTTTGTAATCCAGTTTGAATATTTCTTTCGTTGGTGAGACTAATTTATAATATCGTTTTgcaacacaacacaacacaacacaaaaataaaaggaaaataagaCTCACCAACTTGAGTTAAAGTGAGAAAAGTAGATtgttaaaattaaaatacaaaatatcGCAGGTGAAATTCGAACTATTTatgagaaaacaaaaagaacgaAACAAAAGAAATAGGGTTGAGGTTGAACGGTCCGAACCTGTTGAACACGACAGCGAGGGAATCGAAGTTGAGCGGGTCCTCGACGAAGAACTTGAGTTCGGCAGCTCTGGCGGCTGAGCTGAACCGGACAACGGGAGCTCGGGTCATCCCGTCCTTGAGAACCACGCTACCGGCCCCGCCTGACATGTGGATGGCCTTGCAGCCCCTATTGGTGCTGGCAACCAAGCATCCCTCCGTCGTCGCCATTGGCACCGT
This window contains:
- the LOC103421562 gene encoding 3-hydroxy-3-methylglutaryl-coenzyme A reductase 1-like (The RefSeq protein has 5 substitutions compared to this genomic sequence) gives rise to the protein MAVRRRPSTASAAGEPIKSDKQLLKASDALPLPLYLTNGLFFTLFFTVAYFLLTRWREKIRSSTPLHVVTLSELAALFSLFASVIYLLGFFGIDFVQSFVSPSSRAAHDPWKDDVVVQRKKSVNASALLSSTSAATTTATAIDDNSPALSTDDEEIITSVVVGTTPSYSLESTLGDCRRAAAIRREALQRTTGSSLVGLPLEGFDYEAILGQCCEMPVGYVQIPAGVAGPLLIDDEEYTVPMATTEGCLVASTNRGCKAIHMSGVAGSVVLKDGMTRAPVVRFSSAVRAAELKFFVEDPLNFDSLAVVFNRSSRFAKLQRIQCSMAGKNLYMRFTCSTGDAMGMNMVSKGAQNVLDLLQIDFPDMDVIGISGNFCSDKKPAAVNWIEGRGKSVVCEAVIKEEVVRKVLKTNVAALVELNMLKNLTGSAMAGALGGFNAHASNIVAAIYIATGQDPAQNVESSHCITMMEAINDGKDLHVSVTMPSIEVGTVGGGTQLASQAACLNLLGVKGASRDSPGSNSRKLATIVAGSVLAGELSLMSAIAAGQLVNSHMKYNRSSKDVSKLAGPR